A genomic segment from Sparus aurata chromosome 10, fSpaAur1.1, whole genome shotgun sequence encodes:
- the LOC115589421 gene encoding uncharacterized protein LOC115589421: protein MITELFRKWLDQCHREKELRHSMMSLPGQSRGSCKPQQFQNIRWLSCSSSGKTAEIVLLNVDDCRKRWKNVRDTHRRERKKEKERCRSGAEASTSRPWRYSQIMAFLNPFMEDRATTSNFPASQGQGDAGNTGEDAATTSQASSEVEGEDMFTLFLEPMPQESEAPSQTFTALSTSILTPTFTSTPTPSTSRERSRPRGQKRPHEESLSPFERQLMGAVEKAVTQTAPPDPDRQFFEGLFPDLKALSARRRADVKFKIHKIIFDATCQEFAEKEQEQS from the exons ATGATCACTGAGCTGTTCAGGAAGTGGCTGGATCAGTGccatagagagaaagagttgcGACACTCTATGATGTCGCTGCCAGGACAGTCACGTGGTTCATGTAAGCCCCAACAGTTCCAAAACATACGCTGGCTGTCATGTTCTTCTAGTGGAAAGACAGCAGAGATTGTGTTATTGAacg ttgaTGATTGTAGGAAGAGGTGGAAAAATGTGAGGGACACTCAcagaagggagagaaagaaagagaaggagaggtgcAGGAGCGGGGCCGAGGCATCCACAAGTCGACCGTGGCGATACAGCCAAATTATGGCATTTTTAAATCCATTCATGGAGGACAGGGCCACCACCAGTAACTTCCCGGCAAGTCAGGGGCAGGGAGATGCAGGCAATACAGGGGAGGATGCCGCCACCACAAGCCAGGCCAGCAGTGAGGTAGAGGGAGAGGATATGTTTACTCTCTTCTTGGAGCCCATGCCCCAAGAGTCTGAAGCCCcatcacaaacattcacagCCCTGTCCACATCCATACTCACACCCACATTCACGTCCACACCCACACCATCTACCTCCAGGGAGAGGTCGAGGCCAAGGGGACAGAAGAGGCCACATGAGGAGTCCCTCTCTCCCTTTGAGAGGCAGCTGATGGGTGCTGTGGAGAAGGCTGTGACCCAGACAGCACCCCCTGACCCAGACAGGCAGTTTTTTGAAGGCCTTTTCCCTGACCTAAAGGCCCTGTCAGCCAGAAGGAGGGCTGATGTTAAATTTAAAATCCACAAAATTATTTTTGATGCCACCTGCCAGGAATTTGCTgaaaaagaacaagaacaatCATAA